The DNA segment CCATCACCGACGGCAGCTACCTTGCACGCTTTACATTACCATCAGGTTGACGTTAGAGAGATCCAAAATAGCTTGTCCCAATCCTTAAGTGATCAGCAAGATGATATTCTAGAAATTCCGTTAGTCACTAATCCACAATGGAGTTCTGAAGAAATTCAAGAAGAACTGGATAACAATGCACAAGGAATTTTAGGATATGTTGTACGCTGGGTAGAGCAGGGTGTCGGTTGCTCTACGGTACCGGATATTAATAATATCGGGCTAATGGAAGACCGTGCCACCCTGAGAATCTCCAGTCAGCATATTGCTAATTGGCTTCACCACGGAGTTTGTACGAATGATCAGGTAATAGAAACATTACAGCGTATGGCTAAGGTAGTAGATGAACAAAATGCCTCTGATCCTGATTATAGGAACATGTCTACAGACTATGATAACTCTGTAGCCTTTCAAGCTGCTTGTGATTTAGTGTTTAAAGGATTAGACCAGCCAAGCGGATACACGGAGCCAATTCTGCACCGTCGACGTCTTGAAGCTAAAAGTCGTGTTCACGCTAAATAATGATAGGGAGGGTCACTTAACTCGAATAGAGTTAGTGGTCCTCTTAACCTAACGTATAGGATGCCGTACATATCTATTTTTTTAAATATAGTTTTTCGAATATTTAAACAAATTGTCGTTTTATAATGCTGCTTACGCACATCTTCATAAAGGCTTTCATAGGAGGCTATGGTAATGGAGTTAAAAGAATTATTGGATGAAACAGTCATCCCGAATAAAACGTTCGGCAATAATGGTTTATCTGTTGTGATACCAAAAAGTGAACAAGAGATTTCACAAGTACTAAAACTTGCTCATGAAGAAGGGAAAAAAGTTTCCATCATTAGTGGAGGGACTAAGCGGGGGTACGGGGGGTTAATTGAGGAATACGACTATTTACTTTCTTTGGCGAACTATAAAGGGATCGTTGAACATACTGTTGGTGATATGACGGTCACTGTAAGGCCTGGTACGACAATTGATGAATTGAAAAATTATCTTAAAGAGCACAATCAAATGGTTTCTATAGACCCAAACTGGCCTAAGGATTCTACAATCGGAGGAGTAATTGCAGCCAATGAAAGTGGACCCAAAAGGTTAAAGTACGGTTCCGCACGAGACTTGGTTATTGGGCTGCGCATTGTTTATCCGGATGGGAGTATCATTCGCACCGGCGGGAAAGTTGTAAAAAATGTCGCCGGCTATGATATGAATAAACTTTTTATTGGTTCAATGGGGACGTTAGGAGTCATTTCTGAAATAACATTGAAGTTACGTCCGACACCAAAGTATGAAAGCCTAGTGATTCTTTCTATGCAAAAGGATAGGCTTGAAGAATTAAGGTCATTTATTGTGGAGATCCAGGATTCTATGATAGAACCAGCTTCATTGGAGCTGCTAAATCCTGCACTATCGAATAAGTTACTTAATAGAAATGGATATCATCTATTAATCTCGTTTGAAGATGTTGAGCGTTCTGTTCATTATCAAGAAGACTGGGTGGAGCGTCACAAACCTAATGAAGCTAAGACCGAACATTTAACAGTAGAGGCGTCTAGAGAGTTTTGGAAGGAGTTCTCTTCGCTGGCCCCTAATGGCCTGCAAGACCAGGATGTTGAGGAATATGTTGAGGCGGTTCTTAAAATAGCGAGTAAAAACTTACTTGTGCTCGATATTATTGAGGAAACTGAAAGAATTCAGGAAAAATATCATGTGGAAATAGAGGCTCATGGGGGCGTGGGTCATGGAATAAGTCACCTCATTCTGAAAGGTGCTGAATCTAGTGTTAAGTCTTCGATATCTGATATACAGGACTTTACAAAACTGCAAAGTGGCTATGTAACCATCAAACACCTTCCACTTAAACTCAGATCTGAGTTAAGTGTGTGGGGAGAAACTCCTTCTTATTTCTTCCTGCTCCAAGGTATTAAGGCTAAAGTAGATCCCAATAATACCTTGAACTATAAGCGATTCATAGGGGGAATATAAGATGTTGGTAGAAAAAGTGAAAAATAATGAACCGGCTTGTTCGACCATCAGTTTAAGTAACTATTTCCCAGAGGATCACCCTGATGAGAATAAATGGGCAGATTGTGTCCACTGTGGGATGTGCTTGGAATCTTGTCCAACATATTTAGAAACGGGTCAGGAGCAGCACTCTCCAAGAGGACGTGTCCATTTAATTAAATCGGTTGCAGAGGGAAAGATTGGATTGAATGAACAATTCATGGATCCCGTTTTCCAATGTCTTGATTGTCGTGCTTGTACAACGGCTTGTCCGGCAGATGTAGACGTAGGAGGACTTATTGAAGAAGCAAGAGGGCAAGTCCGGCAAGCCATACCTCTGAAAGGGGTGAAAGGGGTTGTCAGCAAGTTTTTCTTGCAAGGTTTATTTCCACATAAAAACCGTTTGAATACGATTAGTGGACTTTTGAAATTTTATCAAACGAGTGGTCTTC comes from the Halobacillus shinanisalinarum genome and includes:
- a CDS encoding FAD-binding oxidoreductase, with amino-acid sequence MELKELLDETVIPNKTFGNNGLSVVIPKSEQEISQVLKLAHEEGKKVSIISGGTKRGYGGLIEEYDYLLSLANYKGIVEHTVGDMTVTVRPGTTIDELKNYLKEHNQMVSIDPNWPKDSTIGGVIAANESGPKRLKYGSARDLVIGLRIVYPDGSIIRTGGKVVKNVAGYDMNKLFIGSMGTLGVISEITLKLRPTPKYESLVILSMQKDRLEELRSFIVEIQDSMIEPASLELLNPALSNKLLNRNGYHLLISFEDVERSVHYQEDWVERHKPNEAKTEHLTVEASREFWKEFSSLAPNGLQDQDVEEYVEAVLKIASKNLLVLDIIEETERIQEKYHVEIEAHGGVGHGISHLILKGAESSVKSSISDIQDFTKLQSGYVTIKHLPLKLRSELSVWGETPSYFFLLQGIKAKVDPNNTLNYKRFIGGI